Proteins encoded together in one Thalassotalea crassostreae window:
- the napA gene encoding nitrate reductase catalytic subunit NapA — translation MKLNRREFIKANAVAVAATAAGVAVPAAASNIITSSDMTKLKWDKAPCRFCGTGCSVNVATMDNKVVATHGDINSPVNKGLNCIKGYFLSKIMYGKDRLTSPLLRMKDGKFDKNGDFTPITWDQAFDIMAEKAKATLKEKGPSGVGMFGSGQWTVQEGYAAVKLYKAGFRSNNIDPNARHCMASAVGGFMRTFGIDEPMGCYDDMEHADAFVLWGSNMAEMHPILWTRITDRRLSNPHVKVAVLSTFEHRSFDLADNGMIFTPQTDLAILNYIANYIIQTDRVNKDFVNKHTNFRLGNADIGYGLRPEHPLEKKAKNSDASKAGGSTPMSFEEYAKFVSTYTVEYTSKLSGVPENKLKALAELYADPKTKVMSLWTMGFNQHTRGVWANNLVYNIHLLTGKISTPGNSPFSLTGQPSACGTAREVGTFSHRLPADMVVDNPDHRKYAEKIWKLPDGTIPAKPGYHAVLQNRKLKDGELNFYWVQCNNNMQAAANMNEEGYPGYRNPKNFIVVSDPYPTVTAQAADLILPTAMWVEKEGVYGNAERRTQSWYQQVSAPEGAFSDMWQLVEFSKRFAMEDVWPEELLAKKPEYRGKTLFNVLYENGNVNKYKLDEIPDDRLNQESRDFGFYIQKGLFEEYATFGRGKAHDLAPYDRYHQERGLRWPVVDGKETLWRFKEGSDPYCKPGSDFDFYGKPDGKAVIFALPYEPAAEFPDAEYDLWLSTGRVLEHWHSGSMTGRVPEIHKAMPDAVVYMNPDDAKNRGLRRGDLIKIVSRRGEVQTRVETRGRNKPPRGLVFMPWFDASRLVNKVTLDATDPLSKETDFKKCAVRIEKV, via the coding sequence ATGAAATTGAACCGACGTGAATTTATAAAAGCTAATGCTGTCGCGGTAGCGGCAACGGCCGCTGGTGTTGCAGTACCGGCTGCTGCTTCAAATATTATCACTTCAAGTGATATGACAAAATTAAAATGGGACAAAGCGCCTTGTCGTTTTTGTGGCACAGGTTGCAGTGTTAACGTCGCCACCATGGACAATAAAGTTGTGGCTACTCATGGTGATATTAACTCACCAGTAAACAAAGGCCTTAACTGTATCAAAGGTTATTTCCTATCAAAAATTATGTACGGTAAAGACCGATTAACCTCGCCTTTATTGCGCATGAAAGATGGCAAGTTTGATAAAAACGGTGATTTTACACCTATTACTTGGGACCAAGCTTTTGACATTATGGCGGAAAAAGCCAAAGCAACGCTTAAAGAAAAAGGTCCATCTGGTGTCGGTATGTTTGGTTCAGGCCAATGGACAGTTCAAGAAGGTTATGCCGCAGTAAAACTTTATAAAGCTGGTTTCCGCTCTAACAATATTGACCCAAATGCTCGTCACTGCATGGCCTCAGCCGTTGGTGGTTTTATGCGTACCTTTGGTATCGATGAGCCTATGGGTTGTTATGACGATATGGAACATGCCGATGCATTTGTGCTTTGGGGTTCTAATATGGCTGAAATGCATCCAATATTATGGACTCGTATTACTGACCGTCGTTTAAGTAACCCTCACGTTAAAGTTGCGGTACTTTCAACATTTGAACATCGTAGTTTCGACTTAGCTGATAATGGCATGATCTTCACGCCACAAACTGATTTAGCAATTTTAAACTACATTGCTAACTATATTATCCAAACTGATCGTGTAAACAAAGATTTTGTTAACAAGCATACAAATTTCAGACTAGGTAATGCTGATATTGGTTATGGATTGCGTCCAGAGCATCCTCTTGAGAAGAAAGCCAAAAATAGCGATGCAAGCAAAGCCGGTGGTTCAACACCAATGAGCTTTGAAGAATACGCTAAGTTTGTGAGTACATATACAGTTGAGTACACATCAAAACTATCTGGTGTCCCAGAAAATAAACTAAAAGCATTAGCTGAACTTTATGCTGATCCAAAAACTAAAGTTATGTCTCTATGGACCATGGGCTTTAACCAACACACCCGTGGCGTTTGGGCGAATAACTTAGTTTACAACATTCATTTATTAACCGGTAAAATCTCAACACCAGGTAATAGCCCGTTTTCATTAACAGGCCAACCATCTGCTTGTGGTACCGCTCGTGAAGTAGGTACATTCTCACACCGCTTACCTGCAGATATGGTGGTTGATAACCCGGATCACAGAAAGTACGCCGAAAAAATATGGAAACTACCTGATGGCACCATTCCTGCCAAACCTGGTTATCATGCAGTACTGCAAAACCGTAAATTAAAAGACGGTGAATTGAATTTCTACTGGGTGCAATGTAATAACAACATGCAAGCGGCGGCAAACATGAATGAGGAAGGTTACCCTGGTTATCGCAACCCGAAAAACTTCATCGTTGTTTCAGATCCTTACCCAACCGTAACCGCACAAGCAGCCGATCTTATTTTACCTACCGCAATGTGGGTAGAAAAAGAAGGTGTTTACGGTAACGCTGAGCGGAGAACACAATCATGGTATCAACAAGTTAGTGCGCCAGAAGGTGCATTCTCGGATATGTGGCAATTGGTTGAGTTTTCAAAACGCTTCGCCATGGAAGATGTATGGCCAGAAGAGTTGTTAGCTAAGAAGCCCGAGTATCGTGGTAAAACTTTATTTAATGTTCTATACGAAAACGGTAACGTTAATAAATACAAACTCGATGAAATTCCAGATGATCGTTTAAACCAAGAGTCTCGTGACTTTGGTTTCTATATTCAAAAAGGTTTATTCGAAGAGTATGCAACCTTTGGTCGCGGTAAAGCACATGATTTAGCACCATATGACCGTTATCACCAAGAGCGTGGCTTGCGCTGGCCTGTTGTGGATGGCAAAGAAACCTTATGGCGCTTTAAAGAAGGCTCAGATCCATACTGTAAACCAGGTTCAGATTTCGACTTTTATGGTAAGCCTGATGGCAAAGCGGTAATTTTCGCCTTGCCATATGAGCCGGCTGCAGAATTCCCTGATGCTGAATACGATTTATGGTTATCGACGGGGCGTGTGTTAGAGCATTGGCATTCAGGTTCAATGACTGGACGAGTACCAGAAATTCATAAAGCAATGCCGGATGCCGTTGTTTATATGAATCCAGACGATGCTAAGAATCGCGGTTTAAGACGTGGCGATTTGATTAAAATAGTGTCTCGTCGTGGTGAAGTTCAAACTCGAGTTGAAACCAGAGGCCGAAACAAGCCACCACGTGGATTAGTATTTATGCCATGGTTTGATGCGTCTCGCTTAGTAAATAAAGTGACCTTAGATGCTACCGACCCGCTTTCGAAAGAGACGGACTTCAAGAAATGTGCAGTTCGAATTGAGAAAGTGTAA
- a CDS encoding nitrate reductase cytochrome c-type subunit, with product MKKSIITLISTVALCSVALFSFANEIATLRDNTSIETQKTPDKMPDVTNTDIKKSRAYPMQPPLIPHKVRNYQVDLKANTCMSCHSRKRTEESQAPMVSVTHYMDRDGNFLAEVSPRRYFCNQCHVPQLDAKPLVENTFVDMDTMMKEKQANQDENE from the coding sequence ATGAAAAAATCAATAATCACTTTGATCTCAACAGTTGCTCTTTGCTCTGTTGCCTTATTTAGCTTTGCTAATGAAATTGCAACCTTGCGTGACAATACAAGTATTGAAACGCAAAAAACGCCGGATAAGATGCCAGATGTGACAAACACGGATATTAAGAAAAGCCGTGCATATCCAATGCAGCCGCCGTTGATCCCGCATAAAGTGAGAAATTATCAAGTCGACCTAAAAGCTAATACGTGTATGTCTTGTCATTCAAGAAAACGCACTGAAGAGTCTCAAGCACCGATGGTTAGTGTGACTCACTATATGGATAGAGACGGTAATTTTTTAGCTGAAGTATCTCCTAGACGCTACTTCTGTAATCAATGTCATGTTCCTCAACTCGATGCTAAACCGCTGGTTGAGAACACGTTTGTAGACATGGATACAATGATGAAAGAGAAGCAAGCTAACCAAGACGAAAACGAATAA
- a CDS encoding cytochrome c3 family protein → MKSLIIKLWQTIRRPSVHYSLGFLVIGGFVAGIIFWGGFNTALELSNTEEFCISCHEMENNPYEELKTTIHFTNRSGVRATCPDCHVPHNWTDKIARKMQASKEVWGKIFGTINTPEKFEAKRRHLAENEWTRLKANDSLECRNCHNFDYMDFTAQSIRAEEQHSTSLASGEKTCIDCHKGIAHQLPDMEGVEGW, encoded by the coding sequence ATGAAAAGTTTAATTATTAAATTATGGCAAACCATTCGACGCCCTAGCGTTCATTACAGTTTAGGATTTTTAGTCATTGGAGGCTTTGTCGCAGGTATCATCTTTTGGGGTGGTTTTAACACAGCGTTGGAACTGAGTAACACTGAAGAGTTTTGTATCAGTTGTCACGAGATGGAAAACAATCCATATGAAGAGTTAAAAACAACGATTCATTTCACTAACCGCTCTGGTGTTCGAGCAACATGTCCTGACTGTCATGTGCCTCATAATTGGACCGATAAGATTGCTCGCAAGATGCAAGCTTCTAAGGAAGTTTGGGGCAAGATTTTTGGTACAATTAATACTCCAGAAAAGTTTGAAGCCAAACGCCGACATTTAGCTGAAAACGAATGGACAAGATTAAAAGCTAATGACTCGTTGGAATGTCGTAACTGTCATAACTTTGATTATATGGACTTTACTGCACAAAGTATTCGTGCAGAAGAACAACATTCAACATCATTGGCAAGTGGCGAAAAAACCTGTATCGATTGTCATAAAGGTATCGCTCACCAACTTCCTGATATGGAAGGTGTTGAAGGCTGGTAA
- a CDS encoding DsbA family oxidoreductase, with translation MMNKKVTIEYYSDVLCIWAWIAQRRLDELNQQLGDRIEIRYRYMNIFGDVYHKINTQWQERGGFPGFAQHVKHSAEPYEDAIVHNNIWQSTQPSTSANAHLFLKAIELVAGSKLSGELARQVRKAFYCDCQDISNFSVLNSLIEPFDVDNDSVSQLINNGQAMAALMNDYKAANDHMLKGSPSYIIDNGRQVLFGNVGYRILLANVEEQLKNPDSEASWC, from the coding sequence ATGATGAACAAGAAAGTCACCATAGAGTATTATTCCGATGTTCTTTGTATTTGGGCTTGGATTGCGCAACGTCGGTTGGACGAACTAAATCAACAACTTGGCGATAGAATTGAAATTCGTTATCGCTATATGAATATTTTCGGCGATGTATATCACAAAATTAACACCCAATGGCAAGAGCGCGGTGGTTTCCCCGGTTTTGCACAACACGTAAAGCACTCCGCCGAGCCATACGAAGATGCAATAGTGCACAATAATATTTGGCAGTCGACCCAGCCATCCACCTCTGCTAATGCACATCTGTTTTTAAAGGCGATAGAACTAGTTGCTGGTAGTAAATTAAGTGGTGAATTAGCTCGCCAAGTTCGTAAAGCCTTTTATTGTGACTGCCAGGATATATCTAACTTTTCGGTGTTAAATTCGCTAATCGAACCCTTTGATGTTGATAACGATTCTGTTTCACAGCTAATAAATAATGGTCAGGCAATGGCGGCATTAATGAACGATTATAAAGCAGCAAACGATCATATGTTAAAAGGCAGCCCGTCTTATATTATCGATAACGGTCGTCAGGTATTGTTCGGTAATGTAGGGTATCGAATATTACTTGCTAATGTTGAGGAGCAACTTAAAAATCCAGATAGTGAAGCAAGTTGGTGCTGA